From the genome of Aerococcus urinaehominis:
CCGCTTATTGACGCGGCTGCGGCGCTGAAGTAGCCTAAGTGCTTTAGTTAAGCTATTTGAGGCGGTGTATTTTCCGCTTATTGGCTCGACTACGGCGCTGAACTAGCTTAAGTGTGTTAGTTAAGCTACTTGAGGTGGCGGATTTTCCGCTTATTGACGCGGCTGCGTGTCAAGTCCACAATCTTGTGTAAATTATAGAATGTAATTGGTGGGTATAAATATTTAGACTATGTTATTAAAGAATTTATGAGGACATGTCTCCCAATATTCATGCAAATCAAGCAATACACTTCCTATAAGTCGCTCCGCAGCCTCTATATTAGGAAAGAGGCCGACAACTTTCTCTCTTCTTCTAATTTCTCGATTTAGCCTTTCTAGACTGTTAGTTGTTTTCAGTGAAACGCGATAAGGTGTGGGTTCTAATAAGTATGGGATAGCATCTTCGAAGCCTTCCTCTAGCGTATTAACAGCTTTGTCATATTTCTCATTGCCACTAACGTATTCTACAAATTCAAATTTTAACTCTCGCGCTCTTTGTTGACTATCAGCATTAAATATTCTCTTTAGAAGACTTCTCTCATGACTGCAATCCTTTTTTGGAAAATGAGCTAAAATATTACGTAGAAAATGAACCGTACACCGTTGCCAGGTAGTGCCTAAAAATTGATTACTAATCGCTGATTTTAGTCCCTTGTGGGCGTCAGATATAATTAATGTTGGTTTAGTTAGGCCTCTGGCCTTTAAATCAAGGAAGAAGTTCTTCCAGTTTTCTTCTGATTCATTATCAGCAATCATAAAGCCGATAATTTCGCGACGATTATCATCGTTAATACCCTGAGCAATATAAACACCTTTAGAGACAGAACGATGGTTTTCGCGAACTTTAATATACATGGCATCGACATAAACATATCGAAAATTCGTATGTGTTAGGGAACGCCCTTTAAATTCGAAAACAGCAGGGTCCAAGTTTTTATTTACTGAAGAGACAAATGATTTAGAAACACCTTCGCCACAGAGTGTTTCAACAACCTTCTTAATACGGCGTGTTGAGACCCCATTAATATACATTTCGGTTAAAACAGCCACAAAGGCCTTGTCCATACGTTGATATTTATCGAATAGCTTGGTATCAAATTCTCCTGATCGTGTCCGAGGGACATCCAGTTCAACAGTCCCTACCTTTGTTTTAAAGTTTCTTTTATAGGAGCCATTACGATAATCTTTCCGGTCATCTGTGCGCTCATAGCGCTTAGCATTAATAAATTCCTCACGCTCTGCTTGCATATAGGCATTAAAGATGGTTACAGTTAGGGACTTCATCATCTGATCCATATCACTGTTTAGAACTGCCTCTGTAATTTCTTCTAAGTTTAGGGTAATATTTAGTTGAGCCATAATAATCTTCCTTTCAATGTGTTTTAGCCAATTACATTGTAACCAAAAAAGATTATTATGGTTTTTCTTTTTACACAATTATATGGACTTAATCGGCTGCGGCGCTGAACTAGCTTAAGTGTGTTAGTTAAGCTACTTGGGGTTCGAGTTTTCTGGTTAACTGTAGCGGATGTGGCCCTGAACTAGCCTAAGTGCGTTAGTTAAGCTATTTGAGGCGGTGGATTTTGGTCAGAATTTGCTAGAGGCTGGCCTGAACTAGCTTAATTGGCTTAGTTTGGCTACTTGCGGCCAAGGATCTTGGTTGATCAGGCAGACTGGCAGGGGCCGGGCTTGTCAAGCCTAATATTTGACAAAAGTTAACAGAAGATTTACACAACCTTTACAGGATATTTGTAATGGCGTGCTATGATTATCGTAATTAGCAAAGGAGGTGAGGCTGGACATGCGATTTGCCATTGTAACTGAGGACCAACCCGGTTCTAGTCATTTTCACGAGGTTTTTGCGCCGATTTTTACGAGTATTTTGTTTTTTGATCAATTAAAGGCGGTTGATGTCGTCTTTCAGCTGGGGAATTCGACCCGGCATGGCCAGCCCCATCTTGACCAGAACAATTCTTACTTTAATGAGCTGGTGCGCTTAGACCAGGCGGGTATTGACTTTGTCCCGCTGGTGGGGCCTAAGGATTATGACCGAGATTTTAGCCCGCAAATGCCGGGGCGGCAACTGGCGGCCTTTAACCGCTTGTATGAATCCCGCAACCAGCAGCTGGCTCAAATTCGCTACCAGGCTGATTCGATCGCCAACGTGGCCTACTTCGCGGACAAGCTGATTTTCCTGGTTTTGGATTATTGTCCTGACGACCAAGTGCGGGCCTGGGCGCGGCAGCTTTTATGGGACCACCAGGACCAGGCGGCGGTGGTCATGACCCACGACTACCGGGGGCCGGATGGGCCACAAGCGGGCGCTACTGATTTAGACCGCTTCGTCCAGGCAAATAGCCGAGCCCTTTGGCAAGAGCTAATCAGTCCTAGCCCCAATGTGCGCTTGGTTTTGGCTGGACACCGTGGTCAGGCCAGCATCTACAAGCAGGTTGACTTGGGCCAGGCCAATAATTTGGTCACCCAGGTCTTTTGCAACTGGCAGTCTGAAAATTTTGCCGGGGAGGGGCGTTATGGCCTGGTCGATATTGAGGACGATCTTGTTACCATCAAGGTTTGTAATCCAGTCGGTCAAACCATCGAGGGCCTGGCTTCCTTTTCCATTCGCGAGAGTCAAGTTATGGCCGACCCCTTTATCAAGACGGCCCGCTACCTGGACTTGGCTAGGGACTAGGGGTCTGACGACTAGCAGCCAGCTAAAGGTCGAGGTAGCTAATTTTTCCTCGGCTCGTCAGCTGGCTATTTATTTTAGCCGGGTTTTTTGGTAGTATATAAGCATTAGTGACGAGGAGGAAAATAAATGTCAGATATGCCTAATTGCCCGAATTGTGAGTCAGACTTGACCTACCACGATGGCCAAAATTTTGTCTGCCCCATGTGTGGTCATGAATGGGCAGAAGCTGAGGAGGCCGCCAGTGAAGACGCGGTTGACCAAGCGCCGGTGGTTAGAGATGCCAACGGTAATGTATTACAAGATGGGGACACCGTGATTGTCATCAAGGACCTCAAATTATCCGCCAGCCAAACCATTAAGCAAGGCACTAAAGTGACCGGCATTCGTTTGGTGGAAGAACCGGTTAACGGCCACGATATCGACTGCCGCATTAAAGGCATCGGCGCCGTCATGCTCAAGTCAGAATTCGTTAAGAAATAACAGGGTGCGAGAAAAGTCGTTTAGGGCTGAATCGTTGGAGCAAAATCTGAATGATATCTGAAAGATATCATCGGATTTTGTGAAACGACGCGAAGCTAGTGCGTTAGCCGCATGTCAGCCCTGACTTTTCGAACCCGACTAAAACAGGGTGTGACGACCGGCGCATTGAACTGGTGCACTGGCGTAAACTAGGAGCATTATTTGCAGGATAATTTGTCTCAGTTTGCGAAGTGACAGCCAGTTCAGCTGGACGGAGCCCGACTAAACCAGGGTGTGAGAAAAAGCGCTTTGAACTGATTTGCTGGAGCATAAAGCGATTCATATCGCAGATATGATATCGATTTATGTGAAGCAACATCAGTTCAGCTTGTTTGCTATAGCCGTAGCATTTTTTAATGCGTATGGATATAGTATGCTTGCTCAAACCCAACTAACAGGGTGCGAGCTTCGGTGTTAACCACCAAAGCTAGTTGAACTAAAAGTAGAAAATCTTAAGAAGGCTGTGACCAAGGTCACAGCTCTTTCACTTTAAGCAAGTCAAGTTAAGCAAATAAGGAAAGGAGGCTGCCACCATGAAAAGACGCGTTGAGAATATTACTTTGATTGTGATTGCTTTGGTCCTGGTGGCTGCCTTCTTTGTCAGCCGGCCGGATAATATCTTTAACCGGGACTGGGAGCAACTTTTGTCTGGGCAAGGTCCCTTGACCGGCCAGGAAATTGAGAAGCGGCTAGGTCCGCCCGACCAACGCCGCCAGTATGATGGCCGCGATTATTGGCATTATGACAATGAGATTGGCCTGGTCTTTAGTCGTGACCGCCAGGGCCAGCTCCGCCTGCAACAGGTGATTGACTACCACCATAAATCGCGCCAATACAGCGACCAGGATATTTATAACCGCCTGTATTTTGCCAACCAGCTGGTGGCAAACCAGGCCGACCAGCCCGGTCAAGACCAGGTTTTCTTGCAGGCGCTAGAGGAGGGGGTCAATCGGTCGATTATTAGCTTCCCCAATGGCACCAGTGGTCATGGTCAAACCACTAATATTTTGGAATCGCCTCATTTGAAGCTGATGGTTAACAGCCGCCAGGCCCAGCTGTTGGACAAGCGGACCAAGGTGGTTTACCTGCTCCGCCCCGACTATGTTGACAGCGGGGGCGAGATTTTCTCCTACCAAGACCTGCACAAGCGCCTGACTGGATTAAACTAGTTGGACTGATTAGCAGGCCAGGTATAAATAATATGATGACAAGACCGCTTGCCTGCGGTCTTTTTTTTGTGGGAAATTTTATCTTTTTGGCCGGCGCCTTAAAGCTATCGGCATGGCATTAAGTCCACCTCGGCGCCAGTCTCAGTTAATTTTGCCTTTAGTGGACTTTGAAGGCGGGGGTTGAGCTGGTCTGTCTGCCATTCTCGGCTAATTTTTGTTTTAGCGGACTTTGGAGGTGAGGTTTGAGCTGGTCTGCCGTCCATTCTCATCTAACTTTTCTTTTAGCGTATTTTGAAAACAAGGTTTGAGTTAAGTCAATCGCCAATCTTAGCTAATTCTGCCTTTAGCAGACTTTGAAGGTGGGGGTTGAACTGGTCTGTCTGCCATTCTCGGCTAATTTTTGTTTTAGCTGACTTTGAAGGCGGAGATTGAACTAGTCTGTTGTTCATTCTTATCTAACTTTTGTTTTAGCTGACTTTGAAGGCGGAGATTGAACTAGTCTGTTGCTCATTCTTATCTAACTTTTGTTTTAGCTGACTTTGGAGGCGGGTGTTGAGCTGGTTAGTTGCTCATTCTTATCTAACTTTTCTTTTAGCTGACTTTGCAGGCGGAGATTGAACTAGTCTGTTGCTCATTCTCATCTAACTTTTCTTTTAGCGGATTTTGAAAACAAGGTTTGAGTTAAGTCAATCGCCAATCTTAGCTAATTCTGCTTTTAGCAGACTTTGAAGGCGGAGGTTTAGCAGATCTGTTGCTCATTCTTAGCTAATTTATGTTTTAGATGACTTTGAAGGCGGGTGTTGAGCTGGTCTGCTGTCCATTCTCATCTAACTTTTGTTTTAGCGGACATTGGAGGTAGGATTCGAGTTAAGTCAATCGCCAATCTTAGCTAATTCTGCTTTTAGCAGACTTTGAAGGCGGAGGTTTAGCAGATCTGTTGCTCATTCTTAGCTAATTTATGTTTTAGATGACTTTGAAGGCAGGATTCGAGCTAAGGCGAGATTAAGTCCATATAATTGTGTAAAAAGAAAAACCATAATAATCTTTTTTGGTTACAATGTAATTGGCTAAAACACATTGAAAGGAAGATTATTATGGCTCAACTAAATATTACCCTAAACTTAGAAGAAATTACAGAGGCAGTTCTAAACAGTGATATGGATCAGATGATGAAGTCCCTAACTGTAACCATCTTTAATGCCTATATGCAAGCAGAGCGTGAGGAATTTATTAATGCTAAGCGCTATGAGCGCACAGATGACCGGAAAGATTATCGTAATGGCTCCTATAAAAGAAACTTTAAAACAAAGGTAGGGACTGTTGAACTGGATGTCCCTCGGACACGATCAGGAGAATTTGATACCAAGCTATTCGATAAATATCAACGTATGGACAAGGCCTTTGTGGCTGTTTTAACCGAAATGTATATTAATGGGGTCTCAACACGCCGTATTAAGAAGGTTGTTGAAACACTCTGTGGCGAAGGTGTTTCTAAATCATTTGTCTCTTCAGTAAATAAAAACTTGGACCCTGCTGTTTTCGAATTTAAAGGGCGTTCCCTAACACATACGAATTTTCGATATGTTTATGTCGATGCCATGTATATTAAAGTTCGCGAAAACCATCGTTCTGTCTCTAAAGGTGTTTATATTGCTCAGGGTATTAACGATGATAATCGTCGCGAAATTATCGGCTTTATGATTGCTGATAATGAATCAGAAGAAAACTGGAAGAACTTCTTCCTTGATTTAAAGGCCAGAGGCCTAACTAAACCAACATTAATTATATCTGACGCCCACAAGGGACTAAAATCAGCGATTAGTAATCAATTTTTAGGCACTACCTGGCAACGGTGTACGGTTCATTTTCTACGTAATATTTTAGCTCATTTTCCAAAAAAGGATTGCAGTCATGAGAGAAGTCTTC
Proteins encoded in this window:
- a CDS encoding IS256 family transposase; its protein translation is MAQLNITLNLEEITEAVLNSDMDQMMKSLTVTIFNAYMQAEREEFINAKRYERTDDRKDYRNGSYKRNFKTKVGTVELDVPRTRSGEFDTKLFDKYQRMDKAFVAVLTEMYINGVSTRRIKKVVETLCGEGVSKSFVSSVNKNLDPAVFEFKGRSLTHTNFRYVYVDAMYIKVRENHRSVSKGVYIAQGINDDNRREIIGFMIADNESEENWKNFFLDLKARGLTKPTLIISDAHKGLKSAISNQFLGTTWQRCTVHFLRNILAHFPKKDCSHERSLLKRIFNADSQQRARELKFEFVEYVSGNEKYDKAVNTLEEGFEDAIPYLLEPTPYRVSLKTTNSLERLNREIRRREKVVGLFPNIEAAERLIGSVLLDLHEYWETCPHKFFNNIV
- a CDS encoding zinc ribbon domain-containing protein YjdM, which produces MSDMPNCPNCESDLTYHDGQNFVCPMCGHEWAEAEEAASEDAVDQAPVVRDANGNVLQDGDTVIVIKDLKLSASQTIKQGTKVTGIRLVEEPVNGHDIDCRIKGIGAVMLKSEFVKK
- a CDS encoding IS256 family transposase; its protein translation is MAQLNITLNLEEITEAVLNSDMDQMMKSLTVTIFNAYMQAEREEFINAKRYERTDDRKDYRNGSYKRNFKTKVGTVELDVPRTRSGEFDTKLFDKYQRMDKAFVAVLTEMYINGVSTRRIKKVVETLCGEGVSKSFVSSVNKNLDPAVFEFKGRSLTHTNFRYVYVDAMYIKVRENHRSVSKGVYIAQGINDDNRREIIGFMIADNESEENWKNFFLDLKARGLTKPTLIISDAHKGLKSAISNQFLGTTWQRCTVHFLRNILAHFPKKDCSHERSLLKRIFNADSQQRARELKFEFVEYVSGNEKYDKAVNTLEEGFEDAIPYLLEPTPYRVSLKTTNSLERLNREIRRREKVVGLFPNIEAAERLIGSVLLDLHEYWETCPHKFFNNIV